In Deinococcus sp. QL22, the following are encoded in one genomic region:
- the rlmN gene encoding 23S rRNA (adenine(2503)-C(2))-methyltransferase RlmN, protein MRLLLDLHPDSYPLEGFRKRQLLEWVFVQGAGSFEAMTNLPAELRAQLAQEYALNPFREIETVRSTDGSVKYLFTLHDGRQMEAVYMPYLDRRTICVSTMVGCPAKCAFCATGAMGFGRNLTPGEIVGQVLAVAGGEGIAPRELRNLVFMGMGEPLLNYDHTMLAARILLHPQALGMSKRRVTLSTVGLPKGIRRLAAEDDLGIKLAISLHAPDEETRQRIIPTGHRNSIVEIMAAAREYQATTGRRVTFEYSMLRGVNDQLWQARELAGLLRGLVSHVNLIPMNPWDGSGFESSTEEEIQAFYDELEARGVDVSVRRSRGKDAGAACGQLALKRPDAVTGSAASA, encoded by the coding sequence ATGCGTTTACTGCTTGACCTCCACCCCGATTCTTACCCCCTCGAAGGCTTCCGAAAACGGCAGCTCTTGGAGTGGGTGTTCGTTCAGGGCGCGGGCAGCTTTGAAGCCATGACCAACTTGCCCGCCGAACTGCGTGCCCAATTGGCTCAGGAATACGCGCTGAATCCGTTTCGGGAAATAGAGACGGTTCGCAGCACCGACGGCTCGGTGAAGTACCTGTTCACGCTGCACGACGGGCGGCAGATGGAAGCGGTGTATATGCCCTACCTGGATCGCCGCACCATCTGCGTATCTACGATGGTGGGCTGCCCCGCCAAATGCGCCTTTTGTGCCACGGGCGCAATGGGCTTTGGCCGCAACCTGACCCCCGGTGAGATCGTGGGGCAGGTTCTGGCGGTGGCAGGCGGCGAGGGCATCGCGCCCCGCGAACTGCGAAATCTGGTGTTCATGGGGATGGGCGAGCCGCTCCTGAATTACGACCACACCATGCTGGCCGCCCGGATTTTGCTGCACCCGCAGGCCCTCGGCATGAGCAAACGCCGCGTGACCCTCAGCACGGTGGGCCTGCCCAAAGGCATTCGCCGCCTCGCCGCCGAAGACGATCTGGGCATCAAACTTGCCATCAGCCTGCACGCGCCCGACGAGGAAACCCGCCAGCGCATCATTCCCACCGGGCACCGCAACTCTATTGTGGAAATCATGGCAGCGGCGCGGGAATATCAGGCCACTACCGGACGGCGCGTGACCTTCGAATATTCCATGCTGCGCGGCGTGAACGACCAGTTGTGGCAGGCCCGCGAACTGGCCGGACTGCTGCGCGGCCTGGTCAGCCATGTGAACCTGATTCCCATGAACCCCTGGGACGGATCGGGCTTCGAGAGCAGCACCGAAGAAGAGATTCAGGCCTTCTATGACGAATTGGAAGCGCGGGGCGTGGACGTGAGCGTGCGCCGTTCTCGCGGCAAAGATGCGGGCGCGGCCTGCGGGCAACTGGCCCTCAAACGCCCCGACGCCGTAACGGGGAGCGCAGCGAGCGCCTAA
- a CDS encoding tetratricopeptide repeat protein: MTQSNRPALTLLLLALTSSAAGQTLIETTTSIGIQNTLQQGASNNVGSLLQSARTAAENLQQSGQAAAAALAASGVPAVPAPTPFTPAQTTQLTSTQAALKDGKYPQARAGFEALIAQNYAQPEPHFGLGLALFALGDFKGANFEFTQLSLLAPDRFEGPYNLGVIATRERRYDDALRLYGSAATLARGRVAMTVQRQVLDALAAEQTRAAAYPALVTTLTEIATLAPDDTGVQFRLVQAQTLAGQGAQALPGAYALMQREPSRADIVLLIADIYVAQGLPDRALRELDAATPRVTAGAARASLLLRKANLLSAGGNIRGAVLAAQAAADADGRSASTFAKLGEFRVARNDRPGALTAYLNAVKLAPKNAAYRTDLAAVRLTLGQNAQAFADAVAAIRLFPEAATLARAQYVQGIAAYRQGKYPEARAALRSSALRAASADTYFWLGLSHYALKDYAGAATALGESVKLEPSVNARQNLASALLASARYPEAEAVLRGLVSDNPKNDESWYLLGVTQRAQRRESEARQALKTAANLGNTRAAAALK; the protein is encoded by the coding sequence GTGACGCAATCCAATCGCCCGGCCTTAACATTGTTGCTGCTCGCCCTCACCTCGAGCGCGGCGGGGCAGACGCTGATCGAAACCACGACCAGCATCGGTATTCAGAACACTCTTCAGCAGGGCGCCAGCAACAACGTAGGTTCGTTGCTGCAGTCAGCCCGGACGGCGGCAGAAAACTTACAGCAATCGGGCCAAGCCGCCGCTGCCGCACTCGCAGCCTCCGGAGTACCCGCCGTACCCGCGCCCACGCCTTTTACCCCAGCCCAGACCACGCAGCTGACCTCAACTCAGGCGGCCCTCAAAGACGGGAAATACCCGCAGGCCCGCGCCGGATTCGAGGCACTGATCGCCCAGAACTATGCCCAGCCGGAGCCTCACTTTGGGTTGGGGCTGGCGCTGTTTGCCCTGGGAGACTTTAAGGGCGCGAATTTCGAGTTTACGCAGCTGAGTCTGCTGGCCCCTGACCGCTTTGAAGGCCCGTACAACCTCGGTGTCATTGCCACCCGCGAGCGCCGCTACGACGACGCGCTCAGGCTGTACGGCAGTGCGGCGACACTGGCACGTGGCCGCGTGGCAATGACGGTGCAGCGGCAAGTGCTGGACGCCCTCGCAGCCGAGCAGACCCGCGCCGCCGCCTATCCGGCGTTGGTCACGACCCTGACCGAAATTGCCACCCTGGCCCCCGATGACACTGGCGTGCAGTTCCGGCTGGTGCAGGCGCAAACGCTGGCTGGACAGGGTGCACAGGCCTTGCCCGGAGCCTACGCCCTGATGCAGCGCGAGCCTTCGCGGGCCGACATCGTGCTGCTGATTGCCGATATTTATGTGGCTCAGGGCTTGCCAGACCGCGCTCTTCGGGAACTGGACGCCGCCACCCCCCGCGTGACTGCCGGGGCTGCCCGCGCCAGCCTGCTGCTGCGCAAGGCCAATCTGCTGAGTGCAGGCGGCAATATTCGCGGCGCAGTGCTGGCCGCCCAGGCTGCCGCCGACGCCGATGGCCGGTCTGCTTCTACCTTTGCCAAATTGGGAGAATTCCGGGTGGCCCGCAACGACCGCCCCGGCGCACTCACGGCCTACCTGAACGCGGTCAAGCTGGCTCCCAAAAATGCCGCCTACCGCACCGACCTCGCCGCCGTGCGCCTGACCCTGGGCCAGAATGCTCAGGCGTTTGCCGACGCTGTGGCCGCCATCAGGCTGTTTCCCGAAGCCGCGACGTTGGCCCGCGCTCAGTATGTGCAGGGCATCGCCGCTTACCGTCAGGGCAAGTACCCGGAGGCCCGCGCCGCCCTGCGATCCAGCGCCCTAAGAGCCGCCAGTGCCGACACCTATTTCTGGCTGGGCCTCAGCCACTACGCCCTGAAGGACTACGCGGGCGCGGCCACCGCACTAGGCGAAAGCGTGAAGTTGGAACCCAGCGTGAATGCCCGCCAGAATCTGGCCTCCGCGCTGCTGGCCAGTGCCCGCTACCCGGAAGCCGAGGCGGTGCTGCGGGGCCTGGTCAGCGACAACCCCAAAAACGACGAGAGCTGGTACCTGCTGGGCGTGACCCAGCGTGCCCAGCGCCGCGAAAGTGAGGCGAGGCAGGCCCTGAAAACGGCGGCCAACCTGGGCAACACCCGCGCTGCGGCGGCCCTGAAATGA
- a CDS encoding SPOR domain-containing protein, which yields MTSPQTNGGNSGGGKRSAARWPDLLIGLLVLLLLGGFGVLLFGQRSGNTASNTTDTTPPATTPATSPPVSESAEIPAAPGTATITPANPDPAPAEAQAEIPPATEQATQQPTEQATEQAQTPAPTPAVPEAATPETAPAPATTAPTATTPATPDPATPGASVTTPTTSLNDIPTIVAAPVEAAPVEAAPAAQPSTPATTNPAATPVSPTARTGGAIATSETRTPLRSDYRISLGTFSSETAANSRTAGVSGLGYRVYPIDLGSEVVAQIGPFSDETTARRALADVQRAYPGAILYPPRNRSLTGGTVSGTPATPTTPSTSTAAESATPTPAAPVATPTPQAAAPAGPVYLQVGAFDRVEGAQNLVGTLREQGFAPTVNAPEGRKVTVLVGPFSGDALTRAEERLTSSGLDSFRVR from the coding sequence ATGACTTCGCCGCAAACCAATGGCGGCAACAGTGGGGGCGGCAAACGTAGCGCCGCTCGCTGGCCCGATCTACTGATTGGGCTGCTGGTGCTGCTCTTGCTGGGCGGCTTTGGCGTATTGCTGTTCGGGCAACGTTCGGGCAATACAGCCAGTAACACAACCGACACGACGCCTCCAGCGACCACGCCCGCCACCTCTCCTCCAGTCAGCGAAAGCGCCGAGATTCCGGCAGCGCCCGGTACCGCAACAATTACGCCCGCGAACCCTGACCCAGCGCCCGCAGAAGCTCAGGCAGAGATTCCTCCCGCCACCGAGCAGGCGACACAGCAACCCACGGAACAGGCCACCGAACAGGCCCAGACGCCCGCGCCCACTCCGGCAGTACCAGAAGCAGCCACGCCCGAAACGGCTCCGGCTCCAGCAACAACAGCTCCCACTGCAACAACCCCAGCCACTCCAGACCCGGCCACTCCGGGCGCAAGCGTGACCACGCCCACCACATCGCTGAATGACATTCCTACCATTGTGGCGGCTCCCGTGGAAGCTGCACCTGTAGAAGCCGCGCCCGCAGCCCAACCCAGCACGCCCGCAACCACCAATCCGGCAGCGACCCCCGTCTCCCCCACTGCCCGCACAGGCGGGGCCATTGCCACCAGCGAAACGCGCACGCCTCTGCGCTCCGATTACCGCATCAGCCTTGGCACCTTCTCGTCGGAAACTGCCGCCAACAGCCGCACGGCGGGTGTCAGCGGCCTCGGCTACCGCGTGTATCCCATCGATCTCGGCTCCGAAGTGGTGGCCCAGATCGGCCCCTTCTCCGATGAAACCACGGCGCGGCGGGCATTGGCCGACGTGCAGCGGGCCTACCCCGGCGCAATTCTGTATCCGCCCCGTAACCGCAGCCTGACGGGAGGCACGGTCAGCGGCACCCCGGCAACTCCGACCACGCCCAGCACAAGCACAGCCGCCGAAAGCGCCACACCCACTCCAGCGGCTCCGGTGGCAACGCCCACACCCCAGGCCGCCGCCCCCGCTGGCCCGGTGTACCTGCAGGTCGGCGCATTCGACCGGGTAGAAGGCGCACAGAACCTCGTGGGCACGCTACGTGAACAGGGCTTCGCGCCCACCGTGAACGCCCCGGAAGGCCGCAAAGTGACCGTGTTGGTCGGCCCGTTCAGCGGCGACGCCCTGACCCGCGCCGAAGAACGCCTGACCAGCAGCGGCCTCGATTCTTTCCGGGTGCGCTGA
- a CDS encoding redox-sensing transcriptional repressor Rex, which yields MADIPTAAISRLVTYLRILEQLETQDVSRTSSNDLAERAQVSAFQVRKDLAYFGRFGTRGMGYTVPILKRELVRVLGLNRTWSVVIVGMGRLGQAIANYPGASDYRFQYVGLFDVNPQIVGQNIRDLRVQHTEQLRDFVSATPVDMGFLAVPPDRAQDAAQALVDAGVRGILNFAPVVIQPRTTERGGVSEPGDEWRNVTIENVDFLAGMKRLAFYILNPTLKAALTEDTE from the coding sequence ATGGCCGATATTCCCACCGCCGCCATCAGTCGCCTCGTGACTTACCTGCGAATTCTGGAGCAGCTGGAAACGCAGGATGTGAGCCGCACCAGCAGCAACGACCTGGCCGAACGCGCCCAAGTCAGTGCTTTTCAGGTTCGCAAAGACCTTGCCTATTTCGGTCGCTTCGGCACACGCGGCATGGGCTACACCGTGCCAATTCTGAAACGCGAATTGGTGCGCGTGCTGGGCTTGAACCGCACGTGGAGTGTAGTGATTGTGGGCATGGGGCGACTCGGCCAAGCCATCGCCAATTATCCGGGGGCCAGCGACTACCGGTTTCAGTACGTGGGCCTGTTTGATGTGAATCCGCAGATCGTGGGCCAGAACATCCGCGATTTGCGCGTGCAGCACACCGAACAGTTACGCGATTTCGTGAGTGCCACACCCGTAGACATGGGTTTCTTGGCCGTTCCGCCCGACCGCGCCCAGGACGCCGCCCAAGCACTCGTAGACGCGGGCGTGCGGGGCATTCTGAATTTTGCGCCAGTGGTCATTCAGCCGCGTACCACCGAACGCGGCGGCGTCAGCGAACCCGGCGACGAGTGGCGCAACGTCACCATTGAAAACGTCGATTTCTTGGCGGGCATGAAGCGCCTCGCCTTTTACATCCTGAATCCCACCTTGAAAGCTGCCCTGACGGAGGACACCGAATGA
- a CDS encoding S-layer family protein produces the protein MNPARSVLARSFSPQRSPVLWLLTAALTACGGGTPAPGSNTAPEISIKTAAGTAITPDTYVGSGGQLLVTTSDLEGSVKKVVYSIDGGPDTELTPASRITLTLPALTGGAHTVKVVATDDAGLATTVNVPFLIDNAAPVLNSVTLNGTAAATATTFTVGDAATLVARASDTRGDAASTPASVIVQILENGTVRATGTGSVSADLSKNADGTPRTAGTVTVTIQAIDSVGFGISRTVNLTFLAASAGEGGGTATTPPTLTWLTPAADFVSGNGSVNLRATAARNGQDVTGSLTYSATCGTVVGNIWTLGNDCADGSKQVLTATVTDGGKQYSLSKTVTVDSSNPSVQLTSPQQGQSVTTNPVTVKVNATDSGSGVEKIDVSATDANGVVTRVGSLQGAAGDVIWAPMNGTYTLTATATDKVGRTSLSTVTGVRVQLSSTDATDPTVTAVTLPTGTLRGTQTVTVDATDAAPTSGIAKVELLDGSTSLGAQSAGVNGRYTFSLDTTKLSDGAHTLRAVVTDNVGRSGEKTATVTVDNTAPIVTWQSPAAGSVTKGRVTLNATSNEGALSYLVDGNAATDVDAAVAGVQVDLVDGPRQLTAVASDAAGNKTSVAISVTADSTSPTVQITSPTANQNFTAAPISVAVQAQDIGSGIASIAVYARSAAGTEEFVGTLTASGSLPWYPQKTDSTAYELRAEVTDKAGNTSLSTLVSGVKLQTGSAITPQAVTVSVPAAAPQGKTVNQSGRDYVRGYLNVKASATTNAVSGLKSAELLVGNAVVATETQSAGNPTFNFNFDTLNDGLHDVAVRFTDNVGTVNAPKISVFVDKTAPIVAWSTPLNGLVTNNATPILTATATDAVFGTLTPTYTVDGGPAPAALSEGPHVLVATGTDPLGNTNQSSISITVDQSAPDMNVTSPTAGQEFTAAPITISGTATDRLSSVVSINATVTNPDGTTTVLGQQAGGNYSAPFTPSTPGTYSVQFTATDAAGNTSSTISRTFTLRATQEASAPAPVIIVNNTGSQPYSSILSVNVSAGVSAGVTVRQLILEVTDSKGIVDTTTYTANRENTTFNIDTTKFPDGALTLRAIAIDSNNQRGQSTATTVQVANKVAPTISITSPTTGGSVSGPSEVVVQIRQNNTAFNFVTNSIVIEVIDSRGQLVTTRDVTIEPVNPGLWQARTTVDFNATEYVNGNYTIRAKTNVQLSGEATLRELSTANTVSNLSKVDLSPALNIILPAFYGNPIDPLKRPVLTRKSAVAIQVSDSDSINQVQLQFVCNPTEALVGQVCNTVAYNFNLPIGAAGLFYRVFNTGVLIDSQPFVPDGNYVMRATATDAAGNSNIKEMRVEVRRSAAGIANLGSLLTTTEESASSKFTPASATWALSGTTLNDTRVLRLEYSSIGQGLGTEIPTLTSINTQLAKNSTISNKVIFGEAGTFRQSYLVQDLETGVVEFYEGRTVNVTTKEGATSK, from the coding sequence ATGAATCCAGCACGTTCTGTTTTGGCCCGCAGCTTTTCGCCTCAGCGTAGCCCCGTGTTGTGGCTGCTCACTGCCGCTCTTACAGCCTGCGGCGGCGGTACGCCCGCACCCGGTAGCAACACTGCACCGGAAATCAGTATCAAAACTGCGGCTGGAACAGCTATTACCCCTGACACATATGTGGGCAGCGGCGGTCAGTTGTTGGTCACGACCTCCGATCTGGAAGGCAGCGTCAAGAAAGTGGTGTACAGCATCGATGGCGGCCCCGATACCGAGTTGACGCCTGCCAGCCGCATCACCCTGACGCTGCCCGCACTGACGGGCGGCGCACACACGGTCAAAGTCGTCGCCACCGACGATGCAGGCCTCGCAACCACCGTCAACGTTCCCTTTCTCATTGACAACGCCGCGCCTGTACTGAACAGCGTGACCCTGAACGGCACGGCTGCCGCCACCGCCACGACCTTCACAGTAGGCGACGCGGCCACCCTGGTCGCGCGGGCCAGCGATACGCGGGGCGACGCGGCCAGTACGCCAGCCAGCGTAATAGTGCAGATTTTGGAGAACGGCACGGTGCGGGCTACCGGAACTGGTTCGGTGAGCGCCGACCTCAGCAAAAATGCCGACGGCACGCCCCGCACTGCTGGAACTGTCACTGTCACTATTCAGGCCATAGACAGCGTGGGCTTCGGCATCAGCCGTACCGTCAACCTGACCTTCTTGGCCGCAAGCGCCGGAGAGGGCGGCGGAACGGCTACCACGCCTCCGACCCTGACCTGGCTCACCCCTGCCGCCGATTTCGTGAGCGGCAACGGCAGTGTGAATCTGCGGGCCACCGCTGCCCGCAACGGGCAAGACGTGACGGGCAGCCTGACCTATTCGGCCACGTGCGGTACGGTGGTGGGCAACATCTGGACGCTGGGTAACGATTGCGCCGACGGCAGCAAGCAGGTGCTGACCGCCACAGTCACCGACGGCGGCAAACAGTATTCCCTATCTAAAACCGTCACGGTTGACAGCTCTAACCCCAGCGTGCAGCTCACCAGCCCGCAGCAAGGCCAGAGCGTGACCACCAACCCCGTGACCGTAAAAGTGAATGCCACCGATTCGGGCAGCGGCGTGGAAAAAATTGATGTGTCGGCCACCGACGCGAACGGCGTCGTGACCCGCGTGGGCAGCCTGCAAGGTGCAGCGGGCGACGTCATTTGGGCACCGATGAACGGCACCTACACACTGACTGCCACCGCCACCGACAAGGTAGGTCGCACCAGCCTCAGCACGGTGACGGGCGTCCGGGTGCAACTCAGCAGTACCGACGCCACCGACCCAACCGTGACGGCTGTAACCTTACCCACCGGAACTCTGCGCGGTACGCAAACCGTGACCGTAGACGCCACTGACGCCGCGCCCACCAGCGGCATTGCCAAAGTAGAACTGCTGGACGGCAGTACCAGCCTCGGCGCACAGAGCGCGGGCGTGAATGGCCGCTATACCTTTAGCCTCGACACCACCAAACTCAGCGACGGCGCACATACCTTGCGGGCCGTGGTGACTGACAACGTGGGGCGCTCCGGCGAAAAAACCGCCACGGTAACGGTGGATAACACCGCCCCCATAGTGACCTGGCAGTCTCCGGCAGCGGGCAGCGTGACCAAAGGCCGCGTGACCCTGAACGCCACCAGCAATGAAGGTGCATTGAGCTACTTGGTAGACGGCAATGCCGCCACGGATGTAGACGCAGCAGTCGCCGGAGTTCAAGTGGATCTCGTCGACGGTCCTCGCCAACTGACTGCTGTGGCCAGTGACGCAGCAGGCAACAAAACCAGCGTGGCCATCAGCGTCACGGCAGACAGCACCTCTCCGACGGTGCAGATCACCAGCCCCACAGCCAACCAAAACTTTACGGCCGCACCTATTAGCGTGGCAGTGCAGGCGCAGGACATTGGCAGCGGCATAGCTTCTATCGCGGTGTATGCCAGATCTGCAGCAGGCACCGAAGAATTTGTCGGTACCTTGACGGCCAGCGGGAGCCTGCCCTGGTATCCGCAAAAGACCGACAGCACCGCCTACGAACTGCGTGCCGAAGTGACCGACAAAGCGGGCAATACCAGCCTCAGCACCTTGGTCAGCGGCGTGAAACTGCAAACGGGCAGCGCGATTACGCCCCAGGCCGTGACCGTGTCTGTGCCTGCCGCCGCCCCTCAAGGCAAAACGGTCAATCAATCAGGACGCGATTACGTGCGCGGCTACCTGAATGTCAAGGCCAGCGCCACCACCAACGCGGTCAGTGGCCTGAAGTCGGCAGAACTGCTGGTCGGCAACGCCGTCGTTGCCACCGAAACCCAGAGCGCAGGCAACCCTACGTTCAATTTCAACTTCGATACCCTCAATGACGGCCTGCATGACGTCGCTGTGCGCTTTACCGACAATGTGGGCACCGTGAACGCGCCCAAGATCAGCGTGTTTGTCGATAAAACCGCGCCTATCGTGGCGTGGTCGACCCCCCTGAACGGCTTGGTGACCAACAACGCCACACCAATCTTGACGGCCACAGCCACCGACGCCGTGTTCGGTACGCTGACCCCCACGTATACGGTAGACGGTGGCCCCGCGCCCGCCGCCCTCAGCGAAGGCCCGCATGTGTTGGTGGCGACCGGCACCGATCCGCTTGGGAATACCAACCAGAGCAGCATCAGCATCACGGTGGATCAGTCGGCACCCGACATGAACGTGACCAGCCCCACGGCAGGGCAAGAATTCACTGCCGCGCCTATTACGATCAGCGGCACCGCCACCGACAGATTAAGCAGCGTGGTAAGCATCAACGCCACAGTCACCAATCCAGACGGCACCACTACCGTGTTGGGGCAACAGGCGGGCGGCAACTACTCCGCGCCGTTTACGCCCAGCACACCCGGAACCTACAGCGTGCAGTTTACGGCCACCGACGCGGCAGGAAATACCAGTTCCACCATCAGCCGCACCTTTACACTGCGGGCCACTCAGGAAGCCAGCGCACCTGCACCCGTCATCATCGTGAACAACACGGGATCGCAGCCTTACAGCAGCATCTTGAGTGTCAACGTGTCGGCAGGTGTGTCCGCAGGCGTCACTGTGCGCCAGCTGATTCTGGAAGTCACGGATTCTAAGGGCATCGTAGACACGACGACCTACACAGCCAACCGTGAGAACACCACGTTCAACATAGACACCACCAAGTTCCCAGACGGTGCCTTGACCCTCCGCGCGATAGCCATAGACTCCAACAATCAGCGTGGGCAGAGCACCGCGACAACAGTCCAAGTCGCCAACAAGGTCGCGCCAACAATCTCCATAACATCCCCTACCACGGGCGGTTCCGTGTCCGGCCCTAGCGAAGTTGTGGTTCAGATTCGGCAAAACAATACCGCTTTCAATTTTGTGACGAACAGCATTGTCATTGAAGTCATAGATTCCCGTGGGCAATTGGTGACCACGCGCGATGTTACGATTGAACCAGTCAATCCTGGCTTATGGCAAGCCAGAACGACGGTGGACTTCAATGCAACCGAGTACGTGAATGGTAACTATACGATCCGTGCCAAAACTAATGTTCAGTTGTCTGGCGAAGCCACACTGCGCGAGCTTTCTACAGCCAATACTGTCAGCAACTTGAGCAAGGTTGACCTCTCACCGGCACTTAACATCATTTTGCCTGCTTTCTATGGCAATCCCATCGATCCGCTGAAACGGCCCGTACTGACTCGCAAGAGCGCCGTCGCTATTCAAGTCAGTGACAGCGACAGTATCAATCAGGTTCAGTTGCAATTCGTCTGTAATCCAACAGAGGCGTTAGTGGGACAGGTTTGTAATACCGTGGCCTACAACTTCAATCTGCCCATTGGCGCGGCTGGGTTGTTCTACCGAGTCTTCAATACGGGTGTCCTCATTGACTCTCAGCCCTTTGTGCCGGACGGCAATTACGTGATGCGGGCCACCGCAACCGATGCAGCAGGCAACAGCAACATCAAAGAAATGCGGGTAGAAGTGAGACGGAGTGCCGCAGGAATCGCCAATTTAGGCAGCCTGTTGACCACCACCGAGGAAAGTGCCTCCAGCAAATTTACGCCCGCCTCGGCGACATGGGCGCTCTCTGGAACGACGTTGAACGATACCCGCGTCTTGCGCCTAGAATACAGCTCTATCGGCCAGGGCCTGGGCACCGAGATTCCTACACTGACGAGTATCAACACTCAATTGGCTAAAAACAGCACCATCAGCAACAAGGTTATCTTTGGTGAAGCAGGGACTTTCCGCCAGTCTTACTTGGTTCAGGACCTAGAGACAGGTGTGGTTGAATTCTACGAGGGCAGAACGGTCAACGTGACGACCAAGGAAGGCGCAACCTCGAAGTAA
- the cpdB gene encoding 2',3'-cyclic-nucleotide 2'-phosphodiesterase codes for MSKFSILTAPLLLGAALATAAGAQTVDLRIMETTDLHTNALGYDYYQDKPTGEFGFEYTATLIQNARKEKRNTLLYDNGDLIQGNPLGDYVAKIKPLAEGQLHPMHAAMRVLKYDAGNLGNHEFNYGLPFLQGILKAAPMPYVSANVYATDADTNPDNDPNAFTPYLIQRKVVYDTTGRPYIINVGVLGLLPPQIMQWDKANLEGKVTTRDIVETARKFVPQMKAAGADIIVTIAHSGITADYQPGQENVATELTKIPGIDVVLSGHSHQEFPGPVYKSIPGADITKGTINGKPVVMAGFWGNDLGIIDLKLNYDRKAQKWTIQDGVASIRPIWDKTAKTNLVKPDPRIAAAVKTAHEGTLAYVRGKVADLTAPITSYWALAQDDSSVQLVSNAQIAYVKAALAGGQYANLPVLSAAAPFKAGGRSGPSYYTDIPAGTLAIKNVADLYVYPNTVQAVLVTGAQVQEWLERAAGQFQQIDPTKTEPQALVNEAFPTYNFDIIDGVTYEIDVSQPSRYDTAGKLANPNARRIKNLQFEGKAIDPSAQFVVATNNYRASGGGSFPGLDGKNIILQAPDETRQALIGYFTQQKTVNPATDGNWKLTPIPGATLLYATSPNAGKALPVGATLLRTREDGFAEYTIKF; via the coding sequence ATGAGTAAATTCAGCATTCTCACCGCTCCCCTCCTGCTTGGGGCGGCACTGGCTACGGCAGCAGGCGCACAGACTGTCGACCTCCGCATCATGGAAACCACCGACCTGCACACCAACGCGCTGGGCTACGACTATTACCAGGACAAGCCCACTGGAGAATTCGGCTTCGAGTACACAGCCACTCTGATCCAGAATGCCCGCAAGGAAAAACGCAATACGCTGCTGTACGACAACGGCGACCTGATTCAGGGCAACCCCTTGGGCGATTACGTGGCGAAAATCAAGCCGCTGGCTGAGGGCCAACTGCACCCCATGCACGCCGCCATGCGAGTGCTGAAATACGATGCAGGCAACCTCGGCAACCACGAATTCAATTACGGCCTGCCCTTTTTGCAGGGCATTCTGAAGGCCGCGCCCATGCCCTACGTGAGCGCCAACGTGTACGCCACCGACGCCGACACCAACCCCGACAACGACCCGAACGCTTTTACGCCGTACCTGATTCAACGCAAGGTGGTCTACGACACCACAGGCCGCCCGTACATCATCAATGTGGGCGTGTTGGGTCTGCTGCCGCCGCAGATTATGCAGTGGGACAAGGCCAACTTGGAGGGCAAAGTCACCACCCGCGACATCGTGGAAACGGCGCGTAAATTCGTGCCGCAGATGAAGGCGGCGGGGGCCGATATCATCGTCACCATCGCCCATTCCGGCATTACCGCCGACTACCAGCCGGGCCAAGAAAACGTCGCCACCGAACTGACCAAGATTCCGGGCATCGATGTGGTGCTGTCGGGCCACAGCCATCAGGAATTCCCCGGCCCGGTGTACAAAAGCATTCCCGGCGCAGACATCACCAAGGGCACCATCAACGGTAAACCCGTGGTCATGGCCGGATTCTGGGGCAACGATCTGGGCATCATCGACCTGAAGCTGAACTATGACCGCAAGGCCCAGAAGTGGACGATTCAGGACGGCGTCGCCAGCATTCGCCCCATCTGGGACAAGACTGCCAAAACCAACCTCGTGAAACCTGATCCCCGCATTGCCGCCGCAGTGAAGACCGCCCATGAAGGCACACTCGCCTACGTGCGAGGGAAAGTGGCCGACCTGACCGCGCCGATTACGTCCTACTGGGCCCTCGCCCAGGACGATTCCAGCGTGCAACTGGTCAGTAACGCGCAAATTGCTTACGTGAAGGCGGCGCTTGCTGGAGGCCAGTACGCCAATCTGCCCGTGCTCAGTGCCGCCGCACCCTTTAAAGCAGGCGGGCGCAGCGGCCCCAGCTACTACACCGATATTCCCGCTGGAACGCTGGCAATCAAGAACGTGGCCGACCTGTACGTGTACCCCAACACCGTGCAGGCCGTGTTGGTCACGGGCGCACAGGTGCAGGAATGGCTGGAACGAGCCGCTGGGCAATTTCAGCAGATCGACCCCACCAAAACCGAACCGCAAGCGCTGGTCAACGAGGCGTTCCCCACCTATAACTTCGACATCATCGATGGCGTGACCTACGAAATCGACGTGAGCCAACCCTCCCGCTACGACACGGCAGGCAAGCTCGCCAACCCCAACGCCCGCCGTATCAAGAACCTGCAATTTGAGGGCAAAGCCATTGATCCATCTGCCCAGTTCGTGGTCGCCACCAACAATTACCGTGCTTCGGGCGGCGGCTCGTTTCCCGGCCTGGACGGTAAGAACATCATTCTTCAGGCTCCAGATGAAACCCGTCAGGCCCTGATCGGCTACTTTACCCAGCAAAAAACGGTGAACCCTGCCACCGACGGCAACTGGAAACTGACGCCTATCCCCGGCGCGACGCTGCTGTATGCCACCAGTCCCAACGCGGGTAAGGCGCTGCCCGTCGGTGCGACTCTGCTGCGTACCCGTGAAGACGGATTCGCGGAATACACCATCAAGTTCTGA